A stretch of the Campylobacter sp. 19-13652 genome encodes the following:
- a CDS encoding chemotaxis protein has translation MTQEELDALMAGGLDDEDVALEDDKNDDAEKDEALIVDVKNYRVSADAAWPPPPPTEDHKMVHQLDDVTRDSEAKATEMLEKLEEINNYFMDSEGSCVALKGGLDKNIEIFTTLRDKFPAVGAFSEALERNEALKSSIDEVISNLQMGQDEIMMAMDMMQYQDIHRQKIERVINVMRALSKYMNTLFEGKIDDDKRVGSAVHIAGDTTTDDLVSNDDIEALIESLGKK, from the coding sequence ATGACGCAAGAAGAACTAGACGCTCTTATGGCTGGCGGATTAGACGATGAGGACGTAGCTTTAGAGGATGATAAAAACGATGACGCAGAAAAAGATGAAGCGCTTATAGTTGATGTGAAAAATTACAGAGTAAGCGCAGATGCAGCGTGGCCTCCGCCGCCCCCAACAGAGGATCATAAAATGGTACATCAGCTTGATGATGTTACTAGGGACAGCGAGGCAAAAGCCACTGAAATGCTAGAAAAGCTCGAGGAGATAAATAACTATTTTATGGATTCAGAAGGCAGCTGTGTGGCTTTAAAAGGTGGACTTGATAAAAATATAGAGATATTTACTACCTTGCGTGATAAATTTCCTGCAGTTGGCGCATTTAGCGAGGCGCTTGAGCGAAATGAAGCACTAAAAAGCAGCATAGATGAAGTCATTTCAAACCTACAAATGGGGCAAGATGAGATAATGATGGCTATGGATATGATGCAATATCAAGACATTCACCGCCAAAAAATCGAGCGTGTAATAAACGTAATGCGCGCATTAAGTAAATATATGAATACGCTTTTTGAGGGTAAAATAGATGATGATAAGCGTGTCGGCTCAGCTGTACATATCGCTGGAGATACCACTACAGACGACCTAGTTAGCAACGACGACATCGAAGCACTAATAGAAAGCCTGGGTAAAAAATAG
- a CDS encoding peptidase U32 family protein yields the protein MLKRPELLSPAGNLTKLKIALAYGADAVYASVASFSLRTRSAREFDLESFKEAIDYTHSKGKKFYATVNAFPFNSQIDGLKRHLKTLGELKPDGFIISTPGVMSLARELAPDVEVHLSTQANVMNYLDAKIYHDMGASRIVVAREMNLRDVIKIKEQIPSLEIEIFIHGSMCFAYSGRCLVSSVQSGRMSNRGSCANDCRFKYELYAKNPESGTLFRLEEDPEGGTHIMNSKDLNLSAHIKDIIEAGVIDSLKIEGRTKSEYYAACATRAYRMAIDDALADKFDAKIYADELNTLKNRGFTDGYLVHRPFERTDTQNLISSLEEGSKNVEAISYDGEHILSRGVIKTGVAYEIVAPAGAQLQEADNEIGQIYEQSGVWYVKFNRLISQKNREFDEIHSGNENAIKLPARLFEFTFLRK from the coding sequence GTGCTAAAGCGTCCAGAACTACTATCTCCTGCTGGGAATTTAACCAAGCTAAAAATTGCTCTTGCTTATGGCGCGGATGCTGTTTATGCAAGCGTAGCTAGCTTTAGTCTGCGTACCCGCTCAGCACGTGAGTTTGACCTTGAAAGCTTTAAAGAGGCCATAGACTACACCCACTCAAAGGGTAAAAAATTCTACGCTACCGTAAACGCTTTTCCATTTAATAGCCAAATTGATGGGCTTAAACGCCACCTTAAAACCCTGGGCGAGCTAAAGCCTGATGGTTTTATCATCTCCACTCCAGGAGTGATGAGCCTAGCGCGTGAGCTAGCGCCTGATGTAGAGGTGCATTTAAGCACGCAGGCAAACGTGATGAACTACCTTGACGCAAAAATTTATCACGATATGGGGGCTAGCCGCATAGTCGTGGCTAGAGAGATGAATTTACGAGATGTCATAAAGATAAAAGAGCAAATTCCAAGCCTTGAGATTGAGATTTTTATCCATGGTTCAATGTGCTTTGCCTACTCTGGCAGATGCCTGGTTTCTAGCGTGCAAAGCGGGCGAATGAGTAACCGCGGAAGCTGCGCAAATGACTGTCGTTTTAAATACGAGCTATATGCGAAAAATCCAGAAAGTGGCACACTGTTTCGCTTAGAGGAGGATCCAGAGGGTGGCACGCACATAATGAACTCAAAGGATCTAAATTTATCCGCCCACATTAAGGATATAATAGAAGCTGGTGTGATTGACAGCCTAAAAATCGAGGGGCGAACTAAGAGTGAATATTACGCTGCTTGTGCCACTAGGGCGTATCGTATGGCGATAGATGATGCTTTGGCTGATAAATTTGACGCCAAGATTTATGCTGATGAGCTAAACACACTTAAAAATCGTGGTTTTACAGATGGGTATTTGGTGCATCGCCCATTTGAGCGCACTGACACGCAAAATCTCATCTCAAGCTTAGAGGAGGGCAGCAAAAATGTCGAGGCTATCAGCTACGACGGCGAGCATATCCTAAGCAGAGGCGTGATAAAAACGGGCGTGGCATATGAGATAGTAGCCCCTGCTGGCGCGCAATTGCAAGAAGCGGATAATGAAATAGGGCAAATATATGAGCAAAGTGGAGTCTGGTATGTTAAATTTAACCGTCTAATAAGCCAGAAAAACAGGGAATTTGATGAAATCCATAGCGGAAATGAGAATGCCATAAAACTGCCTGCTAGGCTTTTTGAATTTACGTTTTTAAGGAAATAG
- the purE gene encoding 5-(carboxyamino)imidazole ribonucleotide mutase has protein sequence MKFISIIMGSKSDYEVVSEAAKVLESFGVKYELIISSAHRSPERTISYVTAAEKKGVVAFICAAGMAAHLAGVVAAHTTKPVIGVPMAGGALSGVDALYSTVQMPAGMPVATLAVGKAGAINSAYLAMQILALSDAELSQKLADDRAKKAAAVAKDSASVEVIL, from the coding sequence ATGAAATTTATAAGTATCATAATGGGGAGCAAGAGCGATTATGAAGTGGTGAGCGAAGCGGCAAAGGTGCTTGAGAGCTTTGGCGTAAAGTATGAGCTAATCATCAGCTCAGCCCACAGAAGCCCAGAGCGCACCATAAGCTACGTCACAGCAGCCGAGAAAAAGGGCGTGGTGGCATTCATCTGCGCGGCTGGTATGGCAGCTCACCTAGCTGGGGTGGTGGCAGCTCACACTACTAAGCCAGTCATTGGCGTGCCTATGGCGGGTGGGGCGCTAAGTGGCGTCGATGCGCTTTACTCCACCGTGCAAATGCCTGCTGGTATGCCAGTGGCGACGCTTGCTGTGGGCAAGGCTGGAGCGATAAATTCAGCCTACCTTGCTATGCAGATTTTAGCACTCTCTGACGCTGAGCTTTCGCAAAAGCTAGCCGACGATAGAGCTAAAAAGGCAGCCGCCGTGGCTAAAGACTCTGCTAGCGTAGAGGTCATACTTTAG
- a CDS encoding DUF3972 domain-containing protein yields the protein MQAFLKKDEFAKLVHLDIDVINDMIERKALKTRIDDDGEVYIEAQQGTLSVVPEASTQVAQLNHSLPGESFVEKTIGTILNLHEKVLDAKDETLETLRSENKFLKEALYSMQELYDEDRKSVEILTTQLKHAQDEVEFLKRKYKLMWNKAVENYKA from the coding sequence ATGCAGGCGTTTTTAAAAAAGGACGAATTTGCAAAGCTGGTGCATTTAGACATTGATGTCATAAATGATATGATAGAGCGAAAGGCGCTTAAGACACGTATTGACGATGACGGCGAGGTTTATATAGAGGCGCAGCAGGGTACTTTGAGTGTTGTGCCAGAGGCTAGCACACAAGTGGCACAGCTTAATCACTCTTTGCCAGGCGAGAGCTTTGTCGAAAAGACCATTGGGACGATTTTAAATTTACACGAAAAGGTGCTTGACGCAAAGGACGAGACGCTTGAGACGCTTAGAAGTGAGAATAAATTTTTAAAAGAGGCGCTTTACTCTATGCAAGAGCTATATGATGAAGACAGAAAGAGCGTTGAAATACTAACAACGCAGCTAAAGCACGCACAGGACGAAGTGGAGTTTTTAAAGCGAAAGTATAAGTTGATGTGGAATAAGGCAGTAGAAAACTATAAAGCCTAA
- the glyQ gene encoding glycine--tRNA ligase subunit alpha: MTFSEIILKLQQYWQQQGCLVIQPYDMPAGAGTYHQATFLRSLGSEPWSVAYVAPSRRPTDGRYGENPNRLGAYYQFQVIIKPSPDNIQELYLKSLEALGLNLKKHDIRFVEDNWESPTLGAWGLGWEVWLDGMEVTQFTYFQQVGGLPCELISAEITYGLERLAMYLQNKDSVYDIVWDERDGRVVTYGDVHKRGEYEWSKYNFEVADVGLLFSQFENASAECKNALAASLALPAYDYCMLAAHTFNVLDARGAISVTQRQEYILKIRELAKACAICYVENGKENAK; encoded by the coding sequence ATAACTTTTTCAGAAATAATCCTAAAACTACAGCAGTATTGGCAGCAGCAAGGCTGCTTAGTCATTCAGCCTTACGATATGCCTGCTGGGGCTGGGACGTATCATCAGGCGACGTTTTTACGTAGCCTGGGTAGCGAGCCGTGGTCGGTGGCATACGTCGCACCCAGCCGCCGTCCGACTGATGGCAGATATGGCGAAAATCCAAACCGCCTAGGGGCGTATTATCAGTTTCAGGTTATTATTAAACCAAGCCCAGATAATATCCAAGAGCTTTATTTAAAAAGCCTTGAAGCTTTGGGGTTAAATTTAAAAAAGCACGACATTCGCTTTGTTGAAGACAATTGGGAAAGCCCGACTCTTGGGGCGTGGGGGCTAGGCTGGGAGGTCTGGCTTGATGGTATGGAGGTAACGCAGTTTACCTATTTTCAGCAAGTCGGGGGCTTGCCGTGCGAGCTAATAAGCGCTGAGATCACCTACGGGCTTGAGCGGCTTGCGATGTATCTGCAAAATAAAGACAGCGTCTATGACATCGTCTGGGACGAGCGTGATGGCAGGGTGGTAACGTATGGCGACGTGCATAAAAGGGGCGAGTATGAGTGGAGCAAATATAACTTTGAAGTCGCGGACGTGGGGCTGCTTTTTAGCCAGTTTGAAAACGCTTCAGCCGAGTGTAAAAACGCCCTAGCCGCGAGCCTTGCGCTGCCTGCGTATGATTATTGTATGCTAGCAGCTCACACCTTTAACGTCCTTGACGCAAGGGGGGCTATTAGCGTAACGCAACGCCAAGAATACATCCTAAAAATTCGCGAACTAGCCAAGGCGTGTGCGATCTGCTATGTAGAAAACGGCAAGGAAAACGCCAAGTGA
- a CDS encoding Nif3-like dinuclear metal center hexameric protein has translation MKIAELYAILDEIAPFSTQESWDNSGLILGSHTAQAGRIYASLDVDSELIGSLEPNSTLLTHHPLIFRGLKQLDLNVYPSNLIAKMLAKNINLISLHTNFDKALLNRYVASEILGFNVASRSEFLLGLEYAGGFSELVAIVKQKLGLDCVRVVRAKEKVKEVLFCTGSGAELMENASTDCFITGDLKYHTALQAYENGISLIDIGHFESERYFGECIAKALQKFQIEVIIKHSKNPFSYL, from the coding sequence GTGAAAATAGCCGAGCTTTACGCCATTTTAGACGAGATTGCCCCCTTTAGCACGCAAGAGAGCTGGGATAATAGCGGGCTTATTTTAGGTAGCCACACCGCCCAGGCTGGCAGGATTTATGCTAGTCTTGATGTGGATAGCGAGCTTATTGGCTCACTTGAGCCAAATTCCACTCTGCTTACGCACCATCCGCTGATTTTTCGGGGGCTAAAGCAGCTTGATTTAAACGTGTATCCATCAAATTTAATCGCTAAAATGCTAGCAAAAAATATAAACCTAATCAGCCTGCATACAAATTTTGACAAAGCACTTTTAAACCGCTACGTTGCAAGCGAGATTTTGGGCTTTAATGTGGCGAGCAGGAGCGAGTTTTTATTGGGGCTTGAATATGCTGGCGGCTTTAGCGAACTAGTGGCGATAGTAAAGCAAAAGCTGGGGCTAGATTGCGTGCGAGTGGTAAGGGCAAAGGAGAAGGTAAAAGAGGTGCTTTTTTGCACTGGCAGTGGTGCTGAGCTAATGGAAAATGCTAGCACAGATTGCTTTATTACTGGGGATTTAAAATATCACACCGCCTTGCAGGCTTATGAAAATGGCATAAGCCTGATTGACATCGGACACTTTGAGAGTGAGCGGTATTTTGGGGAGTGTATCGCCAAAGCCTTGCAAAAATTTCAAATAGAAGTTATAATCAAACATTCAAAAAACCCATTTTCATATCTTTAA
- a CDS encoding zinc ribbon domain-containing protein: MNKYLQQLVELSHIDKEIDGFAPRIESVERVLRATKEEKEAVLSSIANISEAIDEIGSQKSQVNAHIAEFGLKIKDVSKKSGLAKTEKEIKALGLEEEIAKEQLEAANEEIARLEKLIETKSEQKAELEASLAEIDERLVKNEAEISNEVANIEKERTEVYAKKDKIVTQMNQKILSFYEKIRKWAGNTAVVPVKNQACYGCFMRINDKTFASVIRGEDIITCPHCGRILYKETEA, encoded by the coding sequence ATGAATAAATATTTACAGCAGTTAGTGGAGCTTTCGCATATTGATAAGGAGATTGACGGATTTGCGCCACGTATTGAGAGTGTGGAGCGAGTTTTACGTGCGACAAAAGAGGAAAAAGAGGCGGTTTTAAGCTCGATTGCAAATATTTCAGAGGCGATAGATGAGATAGGTTCTCAAAAATCTCAAGTAAATGCACATATTGCTGAGTTTGGTTTAAAGATAAAAGATGTCAGCAAAAAAAGCGGACTAGCAAAAACAGAAAAAGAGATAAAAGCTCTGGGGCTTGAAGAGGAGATAGCCAAAGAACAGCTTGAGGCAGCAAATGAGGAGATAGCTAGGCTTGAAAAGCTAATAGAAACAAAATCTGAGCAAAAAGCTGAGCTTGAGGCAAGCTTGGCTGAAATAGATGAAAGACTAGTTAAAAATGAGGCTGAAATTTCAAACGAGGTCGCAAATATAGAAAAAGAGCGTACTGAGGTCTATGCTAAAAAAGATAAAATAGTAACTCAGATGAATCAAAAAATTCTAAGCTTTTATGAGAAAATTCGAAAATGGGCCGGAAATACAGCAGTCGTACCTGTGAAAAATCAGGCTTGCTACGGCTGTTTTATGAGGATAAATGACAAGACTTTTGCCTCTGTTATTAGAGGAGAGGACATTATTACCTGCCCTCATTGCGGACGTATTTTATATAAAGAAACCGAGGCTTAG
- the waaA gene encoding lipid IV(A) 3-deoxy-D-manno-octulosonic acid transferase, which translates to MAAIYYILCAILWGFALPFLWILSFAKDKYKKSIPARFWLANNPPFSKAKVHFHAASYGEIQALKPLISLFKNSSISVITQTGFEAAKKQSENTRFLPFEIFLPFWLKRSKVLVVFEAELWLMLVLVAKLKGARVILINARISDKSVKSYKRFAFFYRYLFRYIDCVYAQNMVDFDRLKFLGAKNIRVSGNIKSAFLPKPSTEYVKPKGRVVVFASTHSGEEELLLLKLSLSKNDKIIFAPRHPERFDEVSKLLQEFALRNGRSFARFSDTSDKFSADIILVDTLGELVNIYAISDIVVLCGSFIDGIGGHNPIEAAQFNPVIISGEFFFNQTSLYSLVEGITIARADEVSELLKQKNLAKSKISSHSNASEIIADIRRASGESV; encoded by the coding sequence ATAGCAGCAATTTATTATATTTTATGCGCTATTTTGTGGGGCTTTGCTCTGCCTTTTTTATGGATTTTATCCTTTGCTAAAGATAAATATAAAAAGAGCATACCAGCTAGATTTTGGCTGGCTAATAACCCCCCATTTAGTAAGGCAAAAGTGCATTTTCACGCTGCTAGCTATGGCGAGATACAAGCACTTAAGCCTTTGATAAGTTTATTTAAAAATAGCTCTATAAGTGTTATAACACAAACTGGCTTTGAGGCCGCCAAAAAGCAGAGTGAGAATACCAGATTTTTGCCGTTTGAAATATTTTTACCATTTTGGTTAAAGCGCTCAAAAGTACTTGTGGTATTTGAAGCTGAATTATGGCTAATGCTTGTTTTAGTTGCCAAGCTAAAAGGGGCGCGAGTTATACTCATAAATGCACGTATATCAGATAAAAGTGTAAAAAGCTATAAAAGGTTTGCCTTTTTTTACAGATATTTGTTTAGGTATATTGATTGCGTTTATGCTCAAAATATGGTAGATTTTGATAGGTTGAAATTCTTAGGCGCTAAAAATATCCGAGTAAGTGGAAATATAAAATCAGCCTTTTTGCCAAAACCTAGCACAGAGTACGTAAAGCCAAAGGGGCGAGTCGTGGTGTTTGCCAGCACTCATTCTGGCGAAGAGGAGCTTTTGCTTTTAAAGCTTTCTTTAAGCAAAAATGATAAGATTATTTTTGCGCCAAGACACCCTGAGAGATTTGACGAAGTCTCAAAGCTATTGCAAGAATTTGCCCTAAGAAATGGTAGGAGTTTTGCGAGATTTAGCGATACAAGCGATAAATTTAGCGCCGATATCATTCTTGTTGACACATTAGGTGAGCTTGTAAATATTTATGCAATTTCCGATATAGTTGTACTTTGTGGAAGCTTTATAGATGGCATAGGTGGGCATAATCCTATTGAGGCAGCACAATTTAATCCAGTTATAATAAGCGGAGAGTTTTTCTTTAATCAGACAAGTCTTTATTCGCTAGTTGAGGGTATAACTATCGCAAGAGCTGATGAAGTTTCAGAATTACTTAAGCAGAAAAATTTAGCCAAAAGTAAAATATCATCGCATTCAAACGCCAGTGAAATCATAGCCGATATAAGGAGGGCAAGTGGAGAAAGCGTATAA
- a CDS encoding RluA family pseudouridine synthase — MEKAYKVLAKQEGISNNEAKALIDSGLVFARGKKVVIARALISPATKFNIKNAGKPEIIFEDENLIAINKPYGMTSERVSEMFKAPLLHRLDKETSGVLLLVKNDEFAVAAKSEFKKLFVDKNYVAIVKGLVSDEILINEPIVTIKGKGGATSKVSKDGKTAISEVFPIMVVGKKSLVKVNIKTGRTHQIRVHLSSVDLPIVGDEKYGKNASERMYLHAYSISILGYNFIAPIPNDFNAFGFEISKKMKI, encoded by the coding sequence GTGGAGAAAGCGTATAAGGTCCTAGCCAAGCAAGAGGGCATATCAAATAACGAGGCAAAGGCTCTAATAGACAGTGGGCTTGTCTTTGCTAGAGGCAAAAAGGTAGTTATAGCGCGAGCTCTAATAAGCCCAGCTACTAAATTCAATATAAAAAATGCTGGAAAACCTGAGATTATATTTGAGGATGAAAATTTAATCGCTATTAATAAACCCTATGGCATGACTAGCGAAAGAGTTAGCGAGATGTTTAAGGCGCCTCTTTTGCACCGTTTGGACAAGGAGACAAGTGGGGTTTTGCTTTTGGTTAAAAATGATGAATTTGCCGTAGCTGCAAAATCCGAGTTTAAAAAGCTTTTTGTGGATAAAAATTACGTTGCTATTGTCAAAGGGCTGGTTAGCGATGAGATATTAATTAATGAGCCAATCGTAACCATAAAAGGCAAAGGTGGTGCTACATCAAAGGTATCAAAGGACGGTAAAACCGCCATTAGTGAGGTTTTTCCCATTATGGTAGTGGGCAAAAAATCTTTAGTAAAAGTAAATATAAAAACAGGTAGAACTCATCAAATAAGAGTGCATCTTAGTAGTGTTGACTTACCTATTGTTGGGGATGAGAAATACGGCAAAAACGCAAGCGAGCGGATGTATTTACACGCTTATTCTATCTCTATTTTGGGTTATAATTTTATAGCACCTATCCCAAATGATTTTAACGCTTTTGGCTTTGAGATTTCTAAAAAGATGAAAATTTAA
- the ffh gene encoding signal recognition particle protein, whose amino-acid sequence MFESISESFRLALSKVRFVDDEKALKNALDVLKKALLKSDVHHKVVKEFIATIESDIKQKGIGQKQLLDSIKSNLTDILTASGNQGFVYSSVPPTVVLMAGLQGSGKTTSTVKLATYLKLRKKKVLVAACDLQRLAAVEQLKQLCEVNEIELFYIDGETDPLTVAKAALDKAKSGLYDVLLVDTAGRLAIDEVLMSQIKDIKTLLNPDEIFYVADAMSGQDGVRSADTFNEALGISGVILSKFDADTKGGVAIGIAKQIGIPLRFIGTGEKPADIESFIPDRIVSRIMGEGDLATLVEKTSTIIDEKEAKRLNQKIKKGQFNFNDFLEQMESVKKLGSMKSILGMLPGMGAMANQLKDIDLENSKEIIHIKAMISSMTLKERENPELLNNSRKRRIAEGAGLSQMQVNRFLKQFENASKMAKKFAGKGGARGLANLLAQAGQNRPR is encoded by the coding sequence TTGTTTGAAAGCATAAGCGAGTCATTTCGCCTAGCCCTTAGTAAAGTCCGATTTGTGGATGACGAAAAAGCTTTAAAAAATGCTTTAGACGTGCTTAAAAAAGCTCTTTTAAAATCCGACGTCCACCATAAAGTAGTTAAGGAATTTATAGCTACAATAGAATCGGATATTAAGCAAAAAGGCATAGGGCAAAAGCAGCTTTTAGACTCAATAAAATCAAACCTTACAGATATACTTACAGCCTCTGGCAATCAGGGCTTTGTATATTCTTCAGTGCCTCCTACTGTTGTTTTAATGGCTGGACTTCAAGGCTCAGGCAAGACAACAAGCACGGTAAAGCTTGCCACTTATCTAAAACTAAGAAAGAAAAAAGTCTTAGTTGCGGCGTGTGATTTGCAAAGGCTTGCAGCTGTCGAGCAGCTAAAGCAGCTTTGTGAAGTAAATGAAATTGAGCTTTTTTATATAGATGGCGAGACGGATCCGCTAACAGTGGCTAAGGCTGCTTTGGATAAAGCAAAAAGTGGACTTTATGATGTACTTTTGGTTGATACCGCAGGTAGACTTGCTATAGACGAAGTTTTGATGAGTCAGATTAAGGATATTAAGACTTTATTAAATCCAGATGAAATTTTTTACGTCGCAGACGCTATGAGTGGACAAGATGGCGTGCGAAGTGCCGATACCTTTAATGAAGCTCTTGGTATTAGCGGTGTAATTCTTTCTAAATTTGACGCCGATACTAAAGGCGGCGTTGCAATAGGAATAGCAAAACAAATAGGCATACCTCTTAGATTTATAGGCACAGGTGAAAAGCCAGCCGATATAGAGAGCTTTATACCAGATAGGATAGTAAGTCGCATTATGGGCGAGGGCGATTTAGCCACTTTGGTTGAAAAAACTAGTACTATAATAGATGAAAAAGAGGCCAAGAGACTTAATCAAAAGATAAAAAAAGGTCAGTTTAATTTTAATGACTTTTTGGAGCAAATGGAAAGTGTAAAAAAATTAGGCAGTATGAAGTCAATTTTAGGTATGCTGCCTGGTATGGGCGCTATGGCAAATCAGCTAAAAGATATTGACTTAGAAAATTCAAAAGAGATAATTCATATAAAAGCTATGATTAGCTCTATGACTTTAAAAGAAAGGGAAAATCCAGAGCTTTTAAACAATAGTCGCAAGCGTCGTATAGCTGAGGGTGCTGGGCTTAGTCAAATGCAGGTAAATAGATTTTTAAAACAGTTTGAAAATGCCTCAAAAATGGCAAAAAAATTTGCTGGTAAAGGTGGAGCAAGAGGGCTTGCAAATTTACTAGCTCAGGCTGGGCAAAATAGACCTAGATAA
- the rpsP gene encoding 30S ribosomal protein S16, producing the protein MATVVRLTRMGRKKRPFYRIVVTDSRKRRDSGWIESIGYYNPMVEPEVVKFDAERLAYWKGVGAKLSDRVAKITSK; encoded by the coding sequence ATGGCAACAGTAGTAAGATTAACAAGAATGGGACGTAAGAAAAGACCATTTTATCGTATAGTAGTAACAGATAGTAGAAAAAGACGCGATAGTGGCTGGATAGAGAGTATAGGGTATTATAATCCTATGGTAGAACCTGAAGTTGTTAAATTTGACGCCGAGAGATTAGCTTACTGGAAAGGTGTAGGTGCAAAATTAAGCGATAGGGTTGCAAAAATTACAAGTAAATAA
- a CDS encoding KH domain-containing protein — MVEDFLCEYAKLIADYPEKVKFEKIELGENFVEIIIYAHKSDTGKLIGKDGKMINAIKTVIVGSKAKNPTSYRVTVKALEE; from the coding sequence ATGGTTGAAGACTTTTTGTGCGAATACGCTAAACTTATCGCAGATTATCCAGAAAAGGTTAAATTTGAGAAAATTGAACTTGGCGAAAATTTCGTAGAAATTATCATATATGCACATAAAAGCGACACTGGTAAACTAATAGGTAAAGATGGCAAAATGATAAATGCCATAAAGACAGTTATTGTTGGTTCAAAGGCAAAAAATCCTACCAGCTATCGCGTTACAGTTAAAGCCTTAGAGGAGTAG
- the rimM gene encoding ribosome maturation factor RimM (Essential for efficient processing of 16S rRNA): MNDDMLIVATLGKSVGLKGYIRLHNKSDFISQFKKGANFICDGGLNLTIKHFDLGRSCILFEGFDDLDLAKTLTNKNLYTTKELTRKNCKLKKDEYFYFDVIGLKVVENGEILGIVSDIMDMSANYLFLVKVDDRLVNNGLVSEFYLPYVDRYILDISLQSGQIIAKDAKELLESL; this comes from the coding sequence GTGAATGATGATATGCTAATCGTTGCAACCCTTGGTAAAAGCGTGGGGTTAAAGGGGTATATCAGACTTCATAACAAAAGTGATTTTATCTCGCAGTTTAAAAAAGGTGCTAATTTTATCTGTGATGGAGGATTAAATTTAACCATAAAACACTTTGACTTGGGGCGTTCTTGTATTTTGTTTGAAGGGTTTGATGACTTAGACTTAGCAAAAACCCTGACGAACAAAAATTTATACACAACAAAAGAATTAACTCGCAAAAATTGCAAACTCAAAAAAGATGAATATTTTTATTTTGACGTTATAGGGCTTAAGGTTGTTGAAAATGGAGAAATTCTAGGCATTGTTAGCGATATAATGGATATGAGTGCAAATTATCTTTTTTTGGTTAAGGTTGATGATAGGCTCGTAAATAATGGTTTAGTCAGCGAGTTTTATCTGCCATATGTAGATAGATATATTTTAGATATTAGCCTGCAAAGCGGACAAATAATCGCAAAAGACGCTAAAGAGTTGCTTGAGAGCTTATGA
- the trmD gene encoding tRNA (guanosine(37)-N1)-methyltransferase TrmD: MKFSFITLFPELILPYFQASILGRALKSDYIDVECINPRDYSQNRHKKVDEYMVGGGAGLLMTPEPLSASLENLFLKKPKPRVIFLTPVGKKFTQNDAKRLAKQNNHICFVCGRYEGIDERIIELYADEVFSIGDFILTGGELGSLCMADAISRNIMGVLGNSQSLDVESFEANLLEAPSFTKPDNFRGLCIVSEFLKGNHSKITALKSKMALCKTRFFRPDLYQKIKPQMKEIQ, from the coding sequence ATGAAATTTAGTTTTATTACTCTGTTTCCTGAGCTCATTTTACCTTATTTTCAAGCCTCCATATTAGGGCGTGCTTTAAAAAGTGACTATATAGATGTGGAGTGTATAAATCCCAGAGATTACTCGCAAAATCGTCATAAAAAAGTTGATGAGTATATGGTGGGTGGCGGAGCTGGGCTTTTAATGACGCCAGAACCTCTTAGTGCTAGTTTGGAAAATTTATTTTTAAAAAAACCAAAGCCTAGAGTCATATTTCTTACTCCAGTTGGTAAAAAATTTACCCAAAATGATGCAAAAAGACTTGCCAAGCAAAACAATCATATCTGCTTTGTTTGTGGTAGATATGAGGGGATTGACGAGCGCATTATTGAGCTTTATGCTGATGAAGTTTTTAGTATCGGAGATTTTATTCTTACTGGTGGTGAGCTTGGTTCTTTGTGTATGGCAGACGCTATTTCTCGAAATATTATGGGTGTTTTGGGTAACTCTCAAAGCCTTGATGTAGAGAGTTTCGAGGCAAATTTGCTCGAAGCCCCATCATTTACTAAGCCTGATAATTTTAGAGGTTTATGTATAGTTTCAGAATTTTTAAAGGGAAATCATAGTAAAATCACTGCTTTAAAATCTAAAATGGCTCTTTGTAAAACAAGGTTTTTTCGCCCTGATTTATACCAAAAAATCAAGCCACAAATGAAGGAAATTCAATGA